A part of Bacillus rossius redtenbacheri isolate Brsri chromosome 1, Brsri_v3, whole genome shotgun sequence genomic DNA contains:
- the LOC134529161 gene encoding uncharacterized protein LOC134529161 yields the protein MVDTSGKVTLNILVVLVTFGMAKELARGDHRYKSLSRSKRYVVFPEGSTFVMGICSTFSTIIYPPNSIWTQSLDMYLGYDLPNETYHEQPGLGALSPGAGRRRSRRELYHGVEVVMDNYGLNGRACVLRTICESAQRLVPRSSMLVEMLRSMFTLPLENVGSDEPHDHVVYDSAHRSGLARGSCRDLYPDCPASLLDWLMPAACPGEAL from the exons ATGGTGGACACATCAGGAAAGGTGACTTTGAACATTCTGGTAGTGCTGGTTACTTTCGGGATGGCGAAAGAGCTGGCGAGGGGTGACCACCGCTACAAGTCTCTGTCCAGGAGCAAGAGATACGTCGTGTTCCCGGAGGGCAGCACTTTCGTG ATGGGCATATGCAGCACGTTCTCGACCATCATCTACCCGCCGAACAGCATCTGGACGCAGAGCCTGGACATGTACCTGGGCTACGACCTGCCCAACGAGACGTACCACGAGCAGCCGGGGCTCGGCGCGCTGTCCCCGGGGGCGGGCCGCCGCCGCAGCCGCAGGGAGCTCTACCACGGCGTCGAGGTCGTCATGGACAA CTACGGACTTAACGGCCGCGCATGCGTACTGCGCACCATCTGCGAGTCTGCGCAGAGGCTGGTGCCAAGGAGCTCCATGCTGGTGGAGATGCTGCGATCCATGTTCAC ACTGCCGCTGGAGAACGTGGGCTCGGACGAGCCGCACGACCACGTGGTGTACGACTCCGCTCACCGCAGCGGCCTGGCCCGCGGCAGCTGCCGGGACTTGTACCCCGACTGTCCCGCGAGTCTGCTGGACTGGCTGATGCCCGCGGCCTGCCCCGGGGAAGCCTTGTGA